In Armatimonadota bacterium, the genomic stretch ACGCCCATCCCCGGGCCGCGATCCCCGTGGCCTTCAGGTCCTTCTGCCACTCCTCGAACGAACCGAAGTCCCGTTCGATGAGCTGCAGCAGCGCTCCCTGGGGCTTGCCGCCTGGGCCGCCCAGGTGATCGAAGTAGATCTCGTGGTTCTTTACACCCCCGAGGGCACGGGTGAGCTCCACCTTCAGCTCCCGGATGTCGGAGTAGGTGGGGTTGGCCTTGGCGGGGTCCTTGTCCAGGGCTGCGAGCTTCTCCAGGATCTCATTGGCCTTGTTCACGTAGCCCTGGTAGAGCTTGTAGTGCTCCTCCATGGTGCGCTTGCTGATGCCGTCCAGCTCCACCTCGAAGGACCGGAACTTCTTGGCCTCGTACCGAACCATTTTCGTCTCCCTCCTTTCCCGGGAGAATTCGCGCACCGGTGTTGACTTGGGTCCAGTATACCACGCGCCCGGCTAAGGGCGCTCCATGGGCTCCCCCGTCCGGGCATCCAACAGCACATAGTCGGCCTTCCGGTAGATCTCCGTGGCCCCGCAGTGAGGGCAGGTATGGTAGTTGGCCGCAAAGGTTCCCTTCCGGAAGGACTCCGGGTCTGTGCGTACGTGGGTGTCGTACCTCCTCATGCAGGCCTTGCACACCACATGGAGCGCAATCCTCGCCACCTACGCCCCCGGCAGCTGCTCCCGACGCCAGATGAGCTTCTGGCCCTCTCGGTACACGGGCTCGGGGAGCTCCCCGGCCTCCAGCCGACGCACGAGCTCTCCCGCGGGAAGACCCAGCAGCGCGGCCGCCTCATAGGTGGTGAGGATGGCCTCCCCTCGGGCGACCGCCTCGCACACCCTCCGCAGGAACCGGTCCGGCCCGGGCCGGTGTATGATCAAGCCGATGGCGGACCTGCCCCGGGGGTGGGCCTGCTTGAGAAGGTTCGTGAACCGCGCGAGGTCCTCCGGAAACCCGCGGAGGTGCGGGAGGACCTCCAAGTCTTGGGTGGGAGAAAGGGCCGATTCGTCGGACATGCGAATCCCCCTGCCGGGTCGGAGGGGATGGTGCCGGAGGAGGGATTTGAACCCCCACGGGCTTTGCGCCCACTACGCCCTGAACGTAGCGCGTCTGCCGTTCCGCCACTCCGGCCCGTGCAGCATTCCATCGTAGGAAAACCGGAGGAACCCGTCAAGGTGTCGGCCGACCTCTCCGCGCTCCTCCGCTTCCTGCGTGCCCGGTACGGGGACCGGATCGTGCACGTAGAGTCCTTCCCTCCCCGCACCGCGCGGTACGCGGACCCCCTCCACCCCCTCGCCCCTCCGCTGCGGAACGCCCTGAGGCGAAAGGGGATCGAGCGGCTGTACCTCCACCAAGCCCTGGCCGTGGACGCGGTACGGGCAGGGGAGTCCGTGGTGGTCACCACCTCAACCGCGAGCGGGAAAACCCTGTGCTACACCCTTCCCATCCTGGAGCGCATCCTCCGGGATCCTCGCATCCGGGCCCTGTTCGTATACCCCACCAAGGCCCTCGCCCAGGACCAGCTGGATGCGTTGCGTTCTCTGGGACTGCGCCTCTGGGCTGGGATTTACGATGGGGACACCCCACCCAGGGACCGGTCCTACATCCGGGACACCGCCCAGATCCTCCTGACGAACCCCGACATGCTGCACATGGGGATCCTTCCCCAGCACCGCCGGTGGGCCCACGTGTTCGCGAACCTCCGGTACGTGGTCCTCGACGACCTCCACGTGTACCGGGGGGTGTTCGGAAGCCATGTGGCCTTGGTGCTGCGCCGACTCGAACGCGTCTGCCGGGCCTACGGGGCCGAGGTGCAGTTCCTCTGCACCTCGGCCACTCTTGCAAACCCTTGGGACTTCGCCCTGCGCCTCCTCGGCCGGCCCGTGCGGGTCATCTCGGAGGACGGGTCCCCGCGACACGCCCGGCACTTCCTCCTGTGGAACCCGCCCCTGGACCCCTCCGGTCGCTTTCGCCAAAGCCCCTATCGGGAGGCCACGGAGCTCTTCTGCACCCTGATCCGGAAGGGGGTGCGCACCATCGTGTTCACCCAAGCCCGCAGGACCGCGGAGCTCATCTACCGGTATGCCGCGGATCGCCTGCCCCCGGAGCTGGCCTCCCGCATCCAGCCCTACCGGGCCGGCTATCTGCCCGAGGATCGGCGGGAGATCGAGCGGCGGCTGTTTACCGGGGAACTCATGGGCGTGGTCTCCACCAGTGCCCTGGAGCTGGGGATTGACGTGGGAGCCCTGGACGCTGCGGTGCTGGTAGGGTTTCCGGGGACCGTGGCGAGCCTCGAGCAGCGCTCGGGCCGGGCCGGACGGACCGGGGAGGGTCTGGTGGTGCTCATCGCGCTTGCGGATAGCTTGGATCAGTACCTCATGCGCCACCCGCGGTTCCTCTTCGGCCGGCCCGTGGAGGCGGCGGTGGTGGACCCCTACAACCCCTACCTGCTGGCGGACCA encodes the following:
- a CDS encoding Fe-Mn family superoxide dismutase, which gives rise to MVRYEAKKFRSFEVELDGISKRTMEEHYKLYQGYVNKANEILEKLAALDKDPAKANPTYSDIRELKVELTRALGGVKNHEIYFDHLGGPGGKPQGALLQLIERDFGSFEEWQKDLKATGIAARGWAWLAYDWDVGRLFNYIGDEQNTYPVWNCTPLVALDVFEHAYFIDFGTNKGAYIDAFFRNLDWEAVVRRAERFGILRHAGVTGS
- a CDS encoding DEAD/DEAH box helicase translates to MSADLSALLRFLRARYGDRIVHVESFPPRTARYADPLHPLAPPLRNALRRKGIERLYLHQALAVDAVRAGESVVVTTSTASGKTLCYTLPILERILRDPRIRALFVYPTKALAQDQLDALRSLGLRLWAGIYDGDTPPRDRSYIRDTAQILLTNPDMLHMGILPQHRRWAHVFANLRYVVLDDLHVYRGVFGSHVALVLRRLERVCRAYGAEVQFLCTSATLANPWDFALRLLGRPVRVISEDGSPRHARHFLLWNPPLDPSGRFRQSPYREATELFCTLIRKGVRTIVFTQARRTAELIYRYAADRLPPELASRIQPYRAGYLPEDRREIERRLFTGELMGVVSTSALELGIDVGALDAAVLVGFPGTVASLEQRSGRAGRTGEGLVVLIALADSLDQYLMRHPRFLFGRPVEAAVVDPYNPYLLADHLRCAAAEIPLTEEDFALFGEPAREVVGWLVERGDLARRAGCLHWRGPRYPAAEVNIRSGGGPVIRIVDERGALLGTVEEARAFPQVHPGAIYLHRGETYEVEDLDLHRGIARVRWIAADHYTEARTTTDLLIRRELLRKPLGPAEAYLSEVEVTTRVVEYACKRLETDQVLGVFPVDLPPQRLRTVAVGFDVPEDLAGRIRRAGLDLAGGIHAVEHAAIGLLPLFSMCDRWDIGGVSYPLHPQTGRASIFVYDGYPGGMGFAERAYQVLEEWLGATLEAVRTCPCEEGCPSCVQSPKCGNGNQPLDKTAAILLLEALLRPGADPGRESRGSA